From Oreochromis aureus strain Israel breed Guangdong linkage group 4, ZZ_aureus, whole genome shotgun sequence, a single genomic window includes:
- the polr3h gene encoding DNA-directed RNA polymerase III subunit RPC8 — translation MFVLVEMVDTVRIPPWNFHRQLNEAVAEELNKKLANKVVYNVGLCICLYDITKLEDSYIFPGDGASHTKVHFRYVVFHPFLDEILIGKIKYCSQEGVYVTMGFFDDILIPPESLQQPAKFDEAEQVWLWEYETDEGAHDLYMDQGEEIRFRVTDEVFVDTSPTGPATAASDTAAQPGQSTAPPKEDGGEKKEAPYTLIGTICEPGLGLLSWWNS, via the exons ATGTTCGTGCTGGTGGAAATGGTCGACACGGTGCGGATTCCGCCGTGGAATTTTCACCGGCAACTCAACGAGGCTGTGGCGGAGGAACTGAACAAGAAGCTGGCCAACAAG GTGGTCTATAACGTGGGACTCTGCATCTGCTTGTACGACATCACAAAACTCGAGGACTCCTATATATTCCCAGGAGACGGAGCCTCACACACCAAAG TTCATTTCAGATATGTTGTTTTTCACCCTTTCCTTGATGAGATCCTCATCGGCAAGATCAAGTACTGCAGTCAGGAGGGAGTTTACG TGACCATGGGCTTCTTTGATGACATCCTCATTCCACCAGAGTCACTTCAGCAGCCTGCAAAATT TGATGAAGCCGAGCAAGTTTGGCTTTGGGAGTATGAGACAGATGAGGGTGCCCATGACCTCTACATGGACCAAGGAGAGGAGATCCGTTTCAGGGTGACAGATGAAGTATTTGTGGATACGTCACCAACAGGCCCAGCCACTGCTGCCTCTGATACGGCGGCACAACCGGGACAGTCAACGGCACCACCAAAAGAAGACGGCGGGGAGAAGAAAGAGGCACCGTATACGCTGATT GGCACCATCTGTGAGCCGGGGCTCGGGCTGCTGTCATGGTGGAACAGCTAG